The nucleotide window CGCGCGGGGCGCTATTTTTCCTGGGTGCGGGCGAGGCTTTCCAGGTCGCGCTGCAGCTTCTGCTGGCCTTCCGGCGTCAGCGGCGGCCGCTTCGATGACGATGCGGCGGTGCCGATGGTGGGGAAGGCGTTGGCCGGCACCTCCTGGACATGGGTTTGCGGGGGCGTCAGGCCCGGCAGGCCCTCGCTTCCGGCGCAGGCGGCGAGGGCGCAGGCCAGCGCCCCGGCCAGGGTGGCGCGAAGCAGGGCGCGGCCGCCGGCGAAGACGGTCGTGCGCGGGCGGTTGGGCGGCGTCAGGCGAGGGCCGGCCGGTGGGGTCGAAACCTGGATCATCTGTCCCTTATAGCGCTGCAGTGCACACTTGCCACGGGGAGGTTTCGCATTGAAGGACTTTGCATAAACGGGCCCGGCATGATCCTGTGGTTGCGCATCGGCTGCGCTCGCCTGAGGCTCGATCCCGTCATCCGGACGGAGTATGAAGGACAGGCGCGTAGCGATAAAGATGGACCGAGCTTTCCGTAACGGCCCGCTAAAAGGGAATGACCTATGTCCCGTGCAGAGGAAACGTCGAACATGGCAGGGAACGGCAAAGGCATGGCTCCGCCCGTGGAGATGCCTGCTCCGCACCTGACCGTGGTGCCTCCGGCACCGGCCGAGGCGCCCAAGCCGGCTGCCGGCAAGGCGTCGGAGACGAAGGTCGCGTCCGCAGAGGGCGCGTCCGCTGCCACCTCCAGGGCCCGTGCCCCGTCGCCCGCAGCCTCGCCCGCTGGCGGCGACGGCGCGCGCAGCGGCATGGACGTGGAGGTTCTCGCCCGCAACCTCGCCCAGATGATGGAGGAGGGCGGCAAGGCCATGGCGGCCTACCTGGCCCCGCGCCATCCGGGCAAGACCGACGACATGGCCGAGGACATCGCCGACGCGCTCAAGACCGTGGGCCACGTGGCCGAATACTGGATGGCCGATCCCCAGCGTACGGTGGAGGCGCAGTCGCGCCTGATGGCCGGCTATCTCTCGGTCTGGGCCAACACCATGAAGCGCCTTGCGGGAGAGGAGGTGACGCCGGTCACCAAGCCCGACGCCAAGGACGCCCGCTTCAAGGACCAGGGTTGGAGCGACAGCCCCATCTTCGACGCTCTCAAGCAGGCCTATCTCGTCACCGCCAAATGGGCCGAGGACATGGTGGAGGAGGCCGAGGGCCTCGACCCGCACCTCAAGCACAAGGCCGAGTTCCTGGTACGCCAGGTGTCCAACGCCATCTCGCCCTCGAACTTCGTGATGACCAATCCCGAGCTGATCCGCGAGACCATGAGCTCGTCGGGCGAGAACCTCGTCAAGGGCATGCGGAACCTGACCGCCGACCTGATCGAGGGCAAGGGCACGCTCAAGATCCGCCAGACGGACATGAGCGCCTTCGAGGTGGGCCGCAACCTCGCCACCACCCCGGGCAAGGTGATCTATGAGAATGAGCTGATGCAGCTCATCCAGTATGAGGCCACGACAGCGAGCGTGAAGAAGACGCCGCTGTTGATCGTGCCGCCGTGGATCAACAAGTTCTATATTCTCGACCTGACGGCCGAGAAGTCTTTCATCAAGTGGCTGGTGGACCAGGGCGTCAGCGTCTTCGTCATTTCCTGGGTCAATCCGGATGCCCGGCTGGCCACCAAGGGCTTTGACGATTACATGCGCGAGGGCATCATGACCGCCCTCGACCAGGTGGCCATCGCCACCGGCGAGCGGCAGGCCCACGCCATGGGCTATTGCGTGGGCGGCACCCTGCTCGCCACCACGCTCGCCTACATGGCCGCCACCGGGGACGATCGCATCGCCTCCGCCACCTTCCTCACCACCCAGATCGACTTCACCCATGCGGGCGATCTCAAGGTCTTCGTGGACGAGGACCAGCTGGCCTCCATCGAGCGCAAGATGAAGGACATGGGGTATCTGGAGGGCAGCAAGATGGCCTCCGCCTTCAACCTGCTGCGCTCCAACGACCTGATCTGGCCCTATGTGGTGAACAACTACATGAAGGGCAAGGCGCCGTTCCCGTTCGACCTGTTCTTCTGGAACGCGGATTCCACCCGCATGCCGGCGGCGAACCACTCCTTCTACCTGCGCAACTGCTACCTCACCAACAACATCGCCCGCGGCCTTGCCGAACTCGGCGGCGTGCGCATCGACGTGCACAAGATCTCGGTGCCGGTCTATTCGCTCGCCACCAAGGAAGACCATATCGCGCCGCCCAACTCGGTCTATATCGGCGCCAATCTCCTGTCCGGCCCGGTGCGCTACGTGCTCGCCGGCTCCGGCCACATCGCTGGCGTGGTCAATCCGCCAGCCAAGGGCAAGTACCAGTACTGGGCGGACGGCCCGACTGGGCCGAGCTTCGACCTGTGGCTGGAAGGCGCTCGGGAGAGTGCCGGCTCCTGGTGGCCGGACTGGATCTCCTGGTTCAGCGCCCAGCATCCCGACGAGGTCCCCGCCCGCACCATCGGCGGCGACCGCCTCACCCCCATCGAGGACGCGCCCGGCCGCTACGTGCGGGCGCGCAGCTGAGGCAGCGTTTCGCGCGGACGGTGCGGGCAGGCCCGTGCCATCCGCGCGGACGCTTTTTCCAGTGAAGGTCAGGCTCGATCCACACTTCGTGCGGCTCCGGCTGGCCAACGAACGCCGCAGTCCGCACCAACCGCCTTTCGCCCAAGGCCGCTTGCGGGTAGTTTAGCCGGTGGCCCGATATGCGGCCGAAGATCAGGTCGAGGCCCCGTGCGTTACGTTTCCACCCGTGGTGAAGCTCCCGTTCTCTCCTTTTCCGACGCGCTGCTCGCGGGGCTTGCGCGCGACGGCGGCCTCTATCTGCCCGAGGCCTGGCCGACCCTCTCCAGGGATGAGATCGCCGCGCTGGCGGGAAAACCCTACGCTGCCGTCGCCAAGGCCGTGATCGGCCCGTTCGTGGGCGACGCGCTGCCGCCGCGCGCCCTCGACCTGATGATCGACGACGCCTATGCGGGCTTCCGTCATCCGGCCGTGGCCCCGCTGACCCAGATCGGCGCCAACCGCTTCCTCCTTGAGCTATTCCACGGCCCGACCCTCGCCTTCAAGGACGTGGCGATGCAGCTGCTCGCCCGGCTGATGGACCATGTGCTGGCCTCGCGCGGCAGCCGGGCCACCATCGTGGGCGCCACTTCCGGCGACACCGGCAGCGCGGCCATCGAGGCGTTCCGGCGCTCGGACGCGGTGGATGTCTTCATCCTCTATCCCCACGGCCGGGTGTCCGAGGTGCAGCGCCGGCAGATGACCACGGTGAATTCGCCGAGCGTCCATGCCATTGCCGTGGAAGGCACGTTCGACGACTGCCAGAACCTGGTCAAGGCCATGTTCAACCACCACGCCTTCCGCGACTCCCTGGCGCTGGCAGGGGTGAATTCCATCAACTGGGCGCGGATCGTGGCCCAGGTGGTCTATTATTTCTATGCCGCCACCGCCCTGGGCGCGCCCCATCGGGACGTCTCCTTCGTGGTGCCCACCGGCAATTTCGGCGATATCCTCGCCGGCTGGGTGGCGAAGAAGATGGGCCTGCCGATCCGCGACCTCACCATCGCCACCAACGTCAACGACATCCTGGTGCGCACCCTGGACACCGGCCGCTATGAGGTGAAGGGGGTGCTGCCCTCCTCCTCGCCGTCCATGGATATCCAGATCTCCTCCAATTTCGAGCGCCTGCTGTTCGAGGCCCTGGACCGCGACAGCGCGGTGCTGCGCCAGCTGATGGATCAGCTCGCCCAGTCGGGCTCCTTCAGCGTGCCGCGCGCTGCGCTCGCCGCCATCTGCGCCGACTTCTCCGCCGGCCGAGCCGACGAGCCGGAGACCGCTGCCACCATCGCCAGGCTCTACCAGTCCGCCGGCTATCTCTGCGATCCGCACACGGCGGTGGGCCTTGCGGTGGCGGACAAGGTGGAGCACGCGGCCAGGGTGCCGCAGGTGGTGCTCTCCACCGCCCACCCCGCCAAGTTCCCCGACGCGGTGGAAGCCGCCACCGGCCATCGTCCGGCCCTGCCGCCGCACATGGCGGACCTCATGACCCGCCGGGAGAGCGTCAGCGTGCTGCCCAACGACCTTGCCGCCATCGAGACCTTCATTCGCGCCCATGCGCGCATCGCCCGGGGCGCGGCGGCATGAGCGTGAAGATTTCGGTCCTCGACAACGGCGTCACCGTCATCACCGACGAGATGAGCCATCTCGGCACCGCCTCCCTCGGCATCTGGGTGGGCGCGGGGGCGCGGGACGAGCAGGAGGACGAGCACGGCATCTCCCATCTGCTGGAGCACATGGCCTTCAAGGGCACGCGCCGGCGCTCCGCCCGCCGCATCGCCGAGGAGATCGAGCAGGTGGGCGGCGACATCAATGCCGCCACCTCGGTGGAGCAGACCACCTACAATGTCCGCGTGCTGGGGGAGGATGTGGGCCTCGGCATCGACATCCTCGCCGACATCCTCACCGAGCCGGCCTTCGCCCCCGACGAGCTGGAGCGGGAGAAGAACGTGATTGTGCAGGAGATCGGCGCGGTCATGGACACGCCCGACGACCTGGTGTTCGACCTGTTCCAGGAGCAGGCCTTCCCCGGCCAGAGCGTGGGCCGCTCTATCCTCGGCACGCCGGACACGGTGCGCGCCTTCAGTCGGGACCAGCTCGGCGCCTATCTCGGGCGCACCTATCGCGGCCCCCGCATGGTGGTGGCCGCCGCCGGCGCGGTGGAGCACGACCGGCTGGTGGAAGAGGCCGGCCAACGGCTGAAGATCATCGCCCCCGCCACCAAGCCGGAGCTGCCCCAGGCCACCTATGGCGGCGGCACCCGACTGCTCGCCCGTGACCTGGAACAGGTGCATGTGTTGCTGGGGCTGGAGGGCTGCTCCTTCAAGGACCCCGAATATCACGCCGTGCAGGTGCTCGCGAACGTGCTGGGCGGCGGCATGTCCTCGCGCCTGTTCCAGGACGTGCGTGAGGATCGCGGCCTCTGCTATTCGATCTATGCTTTTCACTGGAGCTATCAGGATACCGGCCTGTTCGGCGTCTATGCCGGCACCGACACCGGCGACGTGGAGGAACTGTCCAACGCGGTCATCGACCAGATTCTCGACACGGCCGAAACCGTGACCGAGCTGGAGGTGGCCCGCGCCAAGGCGCAGATGAAGGTGGGGCTGCTCGCCGCGCTGGAAAGCTCCGGCGCGCGAGCGGACCAGCTCGCCCGGCAGATCCTCGGCTTCGGCCGGGTGATCCCGGTGGAGGAGATCGTGGCGCGGGTGGATGCGGTGGACGTGGCAGGGGTGCGCCGGGCGGCGCAGGGCCTCATCGGCCGTGGCCGGCCCACATTGACCGCCATCGGTCCGGGCGGCGGCCTTGAGCCTGCCGCACGGGCCGTGGAGCGTTTGAAGGTTCACTAGAGTCCGCGCCGGTCAGCCTGCACCGCAGGCCGATCGGACACCGCGTTCTCTTTGTCGAGTTGAAGCGATCACCTGTTGGATCGCATCGCGTGCCAGCCGGCACGTGTTCATGTCCTGGGAGTGCCCGCCTGACCCGCCCCGGCCCGGGTGGACCACTCCCCGGGTCGATACGGATTTCGTTCGGGGCGTACCATGTGGCCGCTGAGTTCCGTCCTAATGATCGAGCCGCTTCCCGTCATCGAGGGAAAGGGCATCTATCTGCGCCTGCCCCAGATGAAGGATTTCGGGCCGTGGCGGGATCTGCGGGAGGAAAGCCGGTCTTTCCTCACCCCGTGGGAGCCGCTGTGGCCGGCGGATGACCTGACCCGCGGCGCCTTCCGCCGCCGGCTGCGGCGCTACACCCGGGACATGGTCGCCGACGAGGCCTATCCGCTCTTCATCTTCCGCCAGTCCGACCACGCGCTGCTCGGCGGCCTGACCCTGTCCAACGTGCGCCGGGGCGTCTGCCAGGCGGCGAGCCTCGGCTACTGGATGGGCGCGCCTTTTGCCGGGCAGGGCTACATGAAGGCGGCGGTGACCGCGCTCCTGCCCGTGGCCTACGACATGCTGCACCTGCGCCGCATCGAGGCGGCCTGCATGCCCTCCAACCAGCCGTCCATCGGCCTTTTGGAAAGTTGTGGCTTCGTGCGGGAGGGCTACTCGCGGGAATATCTGTGCATCAACGGGACGTGGGAGGACCACATCCTGTTCGGCCGCCTGCGCCACGACATGCCGGCGCGCCAGAGCACGCGCAACGAGGCGCTGGAGCAGGTGCCGCCTGCAGCGCAGTAATACCATCAGCCTCGGTCTTTGACCGATGCCAGGTAGGTTACCCTCAAACGCCGCGCGCTTGACCAATCTGGTCCAGCTACCCCCGCGCCCGCAGCTCGCGCCGCAGGATCTTGCCGGTGGCGGTCATGGGCAGGGTGTCGGCGAAGGCCACGTGGCGCGGATATTCGTGGGCGGAGAGGCGGGTCTTCACGAAGTCCTGGATCTCCTTCGCCAGAGCGTCTGAAGGGGTGGTGCCGGCTTTGAGCACCACCCAGGCCTTCACCGCCTCGGTGCGTAGCGGGTCGGGCACGCCCACCACCGCCACCAGCGCCACCGCCGGATGCTTGAGAATGCAGTCCTCGATCTCCCCCGGCCCGATCCGGTAGCCGGCCGAGGTGATGACATCGTCGCTGCGGCCCACGTACCAGAGATAGCCGTCTTCGTCCTGCCGGCCCATGTCGCCGGTGAGGAGGAAGTCGCCGGCATATTTCTGTGCCGTTGCCTCTGGGTTCTTCCAGTATTCCAGCATCATCACCGGATCGCCCCGGCGGATGCCGATATGGCCTTCTTCGCCCGTGGGCAGTTCGTGGCCTTCATCGTCCACAATGCGCACATCGTGGCCCGGAATGGCCTTGCCCATGGCACCGGGGCGGATGGGGAAGAAGCTGGAATTGGAGCCAACCACCAGGTTGCACTCGGTCTGGCCGTAGATCTCCCGCGCCTCCACTCCAAGCCGCTCTTGGACGAAGGCGCCCAGCTCCGCCCCCAGTGTCTCGCCGCCGGTGAGGAGCGAGCGCAGCTTCAGGCCGTCGTGCCGCACGTCCGCCTGTCGCAGCAGCTTGAGGGCGGTGGGCGGCAGGAAGACGTTACGGACCTGATGCCGTGCCATGAGGTCCATGGCGGCGTCCGGATCGAACTTCTTCGCCCGGTGGGCGAGCACGGGCACGCCCAGGTAGAGCGAGGGGAACAGCACGTCGAACAGCCCGCCGATCCAGGCCCAGTCCGCCGGAGTCCAGTGCAGGTCGCCGGGCTGCGGCATGTATTGATGGACGAACTGGATGCAGGGCAGGTGCCCGAGCAGCACCCGGTGTCCGTGCAGCGCACCCTTCGGGTTCCCGGTGGTGCCCGAGGTGAAGATGATGATGCCGGGATCGTCCGGCCCCGTATCCACCGGGATGAAGCGGTCGGAGGCCGCTTCAAGCGCGGCGTCGAATGAGGATGCGCCGCCCGTGTCGGGCCCGATGACGAAGACATGCTCCAGCTCCGGCAGGTGGCCGCGCACCCGCTCAAGCTTGGCGAGGCCGGTAAGGTCCGTCACCAGCACCCGGGCGCCCGAGGCGGCGAGGCGGAATTCCAGCGCCTCGTCGCCGAACAGGGTGAAAAGCGGCACCGAGATCAGTCCCGCCTTGAAGGCGGCGATGTGAGCGATGGCGGTTTCCGGCGCCTGCGGCAGGAACACCGCCACCCGGTCGCCGCGCTTGAGGCCCCGCGCCACCAGGGCATTGGCGAAGCGGTTGGTGAGGGCTTTGAGTTCGTCGAAGCTGTAGGTGCGGACGGGGCCGCTCTCCTCGACGAAGATTAGGGCGGGCTTGCCCGAGCCGTCCGCATGGGCATCGGCGCAGGCGACGCCCATGTTGAAACGCCCGGGGATCTCCCAGGAAAAGGCGCGGATGAGGCCCTGATAATCGGCCGCCGGCACCAGCATTCTCGTCTCCCTCGTCGCCGCTCTCTGAAGGGGCGGCTTCATGCGCCGCGCGGGGGCGGTCGTTAGGAAACGATCGAACGTTTTTTTCTGGGTCAGGTCAAGGGGTGCCCTGAAGGGCCAAGGGTCACCTCATGCCCCGGCTTGTCCGGGGCATGAGGGATGAAAGCAACGGTCTACGCCGCTCAGTAATACGACGCGATCTTCTCCACCTCGGCCTTGGAGCCGAACACCAGCGGGATGCGCTGGTGGATGTGGTGGGGCTGGATGTCGAGGATGCGGGTCTTGCCGTCGGTGGCGGCGCCCTTGGCCTGCTCGGTGAGGAAGGCCACCGGGTTGGCCTCGTAGATCAGGCGCAGGCGGCCGTTCTCGTAGCCCTTGCGCTTGTCGCCGGGATACACATAGACGCCGCCGCGGGTGAAAATGCGGAAGGCGTCGGCCACCATGGAGCCCACCCAGCGCATGTTGAAATCCTTGCCGCGGGGCCCGTCTTTGCCGGCGAGGCAGTCGGCGATATAGGCGCTCATGGGCTCCGCCCAGTGGCGCACGTTGGACTGGTTGACGCCGTATTCCTTGGTCTCGGCCGGGATCTCCACATTGGTGCGGGCCAGCACGAACTCGCCGGTCTGCCGGTCGTGGACGAACACCTGCGTGCCTTCCCCGAAGGTGGCGACGAGGATGGTGGCAGGGCCATAGGCCAGGAAGCCCGAGGCCACCTGGTTCACGCCCGGCCGCATCACCGCCGATACCGGATCGGTGTGCACGGCCGCGTCATAGGGCAGGATGGAATAGATGGTGCCCACCGACACGTTGGTGTCGATGTTGGAGGAGCCGTCCAGCGGGTCCACCGCGATCACGAGGCGGCCGTCCGGGTTCAGCGGGATCAGCTCCTCGCTCTCCTCGGAGGCGAGGAAGGCGGTGGGGGTGGGCAGGAGGGCGGCCTTGATGCGCTCCTCGGCCACCACGTCCAGTTCCTTCTGGGCGTCGCCGCCGGCGTTGGGATCGACGCCGCGAATGGAAGCGAGGCCCTCTTCGAGCGGCCCGCGGGCAACGAGATCGGCGATGCCTACGCCGGCCTCGGCGATGGCGGTCACGGCCTGCGCGACCGCCGTGCGGCCCGTGTCAGCGCCGGCCCAGGTCCCGAGGTAGGTCTTCAAGGTCACCAACTCGCTCACCGCGCACTCCCATGCTGGTCCGGCGGACGCCCCCGCCGGCTGCTTTATGACGCAATGCAGCGGAGCGCGAAAGCGGGGCGCGTCGTTCCGCCCCTTGCGCGGGAGCCGAAATCTAGCGGGAGCGGATGATCTCGATGCCCACGTCGCCGAACACGCCGGTGATCGGCGCGCCGGGCTTGTGCACCACCACCCGCACCTGCTCCACGGTCTCGAAATGGTCGAGGATGCGCGTGGCGATGCGTTCGGCCAGGGTCTCGATGAGGCGGACCGGATCGTCGGTCACCACCGCCGACACATGCTCGTAGACCTGCTGGTAGGAGACGGTGAGGGCGGCATCGTCGGCCCAGGCGGCGGGGCGGGTGTCGAGCCAGCAGTCCACGTCCACCACGAAGCGCTGGCCCAGTTCGCGCTCGGCCTCGAACAGGCCGTGCCGGGCATAGAAGGGCAGGGCACGCAGGAACAGCCGGTCCGTGTTGTGCGGGCGGGTGCGCGTCCCGGCTTCGGTTTCAGCCAGCGCTTCGGCGAGGGAAGGGGTGTCGTCGGACGTCATATGGGTCTCACGCGCCGGCGGGCCGCCAGCCTTGAACGATGTGCCTTCCTATTGGTTTCGGCCCCGCCTTTCAACGGAGCTTCACCTCCACGGGGATTGTTCGCGGCAGATGGGGCACAGCGGGCGGCTTGCCCTCGCGGATCAGCTCCGGCACGAACGCCAGCGGATTGACGCCGAGCGAGGCATGCAGGCCCGCATAGGCCGGAGTGACGCGCGGGTGGACCTCGGTGACCACCGCGCCCTGCGGCGTCAGGATCACATCGATGCCCAAAAGCCCGGACAGGCCGGGAAATGCCGCCACCACGTCGCGCGCCAGGGCGGCCAGGCTGCCGTCCTCATCGATGATGGCGCCCACCGTCACCCCCTCGAAGCCGAACACGCCCACGAGGTGGGAAATGTTGAGCCGGTGGACGGCGAGCAGGGTCACACCATCCTCGCGGGCCAGCACGCCGAGGCTGGCGAACGTGCCGTGCACATAGGGCTGCACCACCAGGCCGGCGCCGCGCGGCAGGGCGGCGCGGTTGGGCCAGGCGCGGGCGCTCGCCCAGCCCGATCCATCGTCGGGCCGGGTGACCAGATCGCCGTCGAGGCCGCGCGGCAGGGCATCGATGGGATAGGTCGGCACATGGGGAATGCCGAACTCGGCGAGGCGCTTGGCCGTCTTCAGCCGGCTGTTCAGTAGCGTGACCGTGTCGGAGGCGGAGGCGATGATTCGGGCGTTTGCCTCCCGCATCAGGCGCACCATGCGGCTGTGCTGGCCGCCGGCCTCGGGGGCGATGGGCCACACCACGTCGCATTCCTGCGCAAGGCCGGACCAGGTGATCCAGGGGTCCTCGCCCTTGCGCACCGGCACGGCGTCATGCTTCGGCCGGGGCAGGCGGTCGTCGTAGGCGAGGACCGCGCTGATTCCCGGCAGTTCCTCGAGATCCATGACCAGAGCGTCGCGAACCAGGCGTGCTTCCGCGAGGGTCGCTTCGGGCAAGGGCTTGTCGCGCAATCCTCCGGATGTCACGTACTCGCAGATGAAAACGCGCATAGGGCACCTTTCGGGGGGCAGACAGGTTCATTCTCAAGATGCAGCTTATCCCTGTCGTTGACCTGAAGGGAGGG belongs to Xanthobacter autotrophicus Py2 and includes:
- a CDS encoding poly(R)-hydroxyalkanoic acid synthase, class I (TIGRFAM: poly(R)-hydroxyalkanoic acid synthase, class I~PFAM: Poly-beta-hydroxybutyrate polymerase domain protein~KEGG: rpe:RPE_2940 poly(R)-hydroxyalkanoic acid synthase, class I) — its product is MPAPHLTVVPPAPAEAPKPAAGKASETKVASAEGASAATSRARAPSPAASPAGGDGARSGMDVEVLARNLAQMMEEGGKAMAAYLAPRHPGKTDDMAEDIADALKTVGHVAEYWMADPQRTVEAQSRLMAGYLSVWANTMKRLAGEEVTPVTKPDAKDARFKDQGWSDSPIFDALKQAYLVTAKWAEDMVEEAEGLDPHLKHKAEFLVRQVSNAISPSNFVMTNPELIRETMSSSGENLVKGMRNLTADLIEGKGTLKIRQTDMSAFEVGRNLATTPGKVIYENELMQLIQYEATTASVKKTPLLIVPPWINKFYILDLTAEKSFIKWLVDQGVSVFVISWVNPDARLATKGFDDYMREGIMTALDQVAIATGERQAHAMGYCVGGTLLATTLAYMAATGDDRIASATFLTTQIDFTHAGDLKVFVDEDQLASIERKMKDMGYLEGSKMASAFNLLRSNDLIWPYVVNNYMKGKAPFPFDLFFWNADSTRMPAANHSFYLRNCYLTNNIARGLAELGGVRIDVHKISVPVYSLATKEDHIAPPNSVYIGANLLSGPVRYVLAGSGHIAGVVNPPAKGKYQYWADGPTGPSFDLWLEGARESAGSWWPDWISWFSAQHPDEVPARTIGGDRLTPIEDAPGRYVRARS
- a CDS encoding threonine synthase (TIGRFAM: threonine synthase~PFAM: Pyridoxal-5'-phosphate-dependent protein beta subunit~KEGG: bbt:BBta_0839 threonine synthase): MRYVSTRGEAPVLSFSDALLAGLARDGGLYLPEAWPTLSRDEIAALAGKPYAAVAKAVIGPFVGDALPPRALDLMIDDAYAGFRHPAVAPLTQIGANRFLLELFHGPTLAFKDVAMQLLARLMDHVLASRGSRATIVGATSGDTGSAAIEAFRRSDAVDVFILYPHGRVSEVQRRQMTTVNSPSVHAIAVEGTFDDCQNLVKAMFNHHAFRDSLALAGVNSINWARIVAQVVYYFYAATALGAPHRDVSFVVPTGNFGDILAGWVAKKMGLPIRDLTIATNVNDILVRTLDTGRYEVKGVLPSSSPSMDIQISSNFERLLFEALDRDSAVLRQLMDQLAQSGSFSVPRAALAAICADFSAGRADEPETAATIARLYQSAGYLCDPHTAVGLAVADKVEHAARVPQVVLSTAHPAKFPDAVEAATGHRPALPPHMADLMTRRESVSVLPNDLAAIETFIRAHARIARGAAA
- a CDS encoding peptidase M16 domain protein (PFAM: peptidase M16 domain protein~KEGG: rpc:RPC_4796 peptidase M16-like), with product MSVKISVLDNGVTVITDEMSHLGTASLGIWVGAGARDEQEDEHGISHLLEHMAFKGTRRRSARRIAEEIEQVGGDINAATSVEQTTYNVRVLGEDVGLGIDILADILTEPAFAPDELEREKNVIVQEIGAVMDTPDDLVFDLFQEQAFPGQSVGRSILGTPDTVRAFSRDQLGAYLGRTYRGPRMVVAAAGAVEHDRLVEEAGQRLKIIAPATKPELPQATYGGGTRLLARDLEQVHVLLGLEGCSFKDPEYHAVQVLANVLGGGMSSRLFQDVREDRGLCYSIYAFHWSYQDTGLFGVYAGTDTGDVEELSNAVIDQILDTAETVTELEVARAKAQMKVGLLAALESSGARADQLARQILGFGRVIPVEEIVARVDAVDVAGVRRAAQGLIGRGRPTLTAIGPGGGLEPAARAVERLKVH
- a CDS encoding GCN5-related N-acetyltransferase (PFAM: GCN5-related N-acetyltransferase~KEGG: nha:Nham_0264 GCN5-related N-acetyltransferase); protein product: MWPLSSVLMIEPLPVIEGKGIYLRLPQMKDFGPWRDLREESRSFLTPWEPLWPADDLTRGAFRRRLRRYTRDMVADEAYPLFIFRQSDHALLGGLTLSNVRRGVCQAASLGYWMGAPFAGQGYMKAAVTALLPVAYDMLHLRRIEAACMPSNQPSIGLLESCGFVREGYSREYLCINGTWEDHILFGRLRHDMPARQSTRNEALEQVPPAAQ
- a CDS encoding AMP-dependent synthetase and ligase (PFAM: AMP-dependent synthetase and ligase~KEGG: bbt:BBta_6789 acetyl-coenzyme A synthetase); this translates as MLVPAADYQGLIRAFSWEIPGRFNMGVACADAHADGSGKPALIFVEESGPVRTYSFDELKALTNRFANALVARGLKRGDRVAVFLPQAPETAIAHIAAFKAGLISVPLFTLFGDEALEFRLAASGARVLVTDLTGLAKLERVRGHLPELEHVFVIGPDTGGASSFDAALEAASDRFIPVDTGPDDPGIIIFTSGTTGNPKGALHGHRVLLGHLPCIQFVHQYMPQPGDLHWTPADWAWIGGLFDVLFPSLYLGVPVLAHRAKKFDPDAAMDLMARHQVRNVFLPPTALKLLRQADVRHDGLKLRSLLTGGETLGAELGAFVQERLGVEAREIYGQTECNLVVGSNSSFFPIRPGAMGKAIPGHDVRIVDDEGHELPTGEEGHIGIRRGDPVMMLEYWKNPEATAQKYAGDFLLTGDMGRQDEDGYLWYVGRSDDVITSAGYRIGPGEIEDCILKHPAVALVAVVGVPDPLRTEAVKAWVVLKAGTTPSDALAKEIQDFVKTRLSAHEYPRHVAFADTLPMTATGKILRRELRARG
- a CDS encoding Inositol phosphatase/fructose-16-bisphosphatase (PFAM: Inositol phosphatase/fructose-16-bisphosphatase~KEGG: acr:Acry_0821 inositol phosphatase/fructose-1,6-bisphosphatase), encoding MSELVTLKTYLGTWAGADTGRTAVAQAVTAIAEAGVGIADLVARGPLEEGLASIRGVDPNAGGDAQKELDVVAEERIKAALLPTPTAFLASEESEELIPLNPDGRLVIAVDPLDGSSNIDTNVSVGTIYSILPYDAAVHTDPVSAVMRPGVNQVASGFLAYGPATILVATFGEGTQVFVHDRQTGEFVLARTNVEIPAETKEYGVNQSNVRHWAEPMSAYIADCLAGKDGPRGKDFNMRWVGSMVADAFRIFTRGGVYVYPGDKRKGYENGRLRLIYEANPVAFLTEQAKGAATDGKTRILDIQPHHIHQRIPLVFGSKAEVEKIASYY
- a CDS encoding dihydroneopterin aldolase (TIGRFAM: dihydroneopterin aldolase~KEGG: sco:SCO3400 putative dihydroneopterin aldolase), with translation MTSDDTPSLAEALAETEAGTRTRPHNTDRLFLRALPFYARHGLFEAERELGQRFVVDVDCWLDTRPAAWADDAALTVSYQQVYEHVSAVVTDDPVRLIETLAERIATRILDHFETVEQVRVVVHKPGAPITGVFGDVGIEIIRSR
- a CDS encoding protein of unknown function DUF201 (PFAM: protein of unknown function DUF201~KEGG: mca:MCA2868 hypothetical protein) → MRVFICEYVTSGGLRDKPLPEATLAEARLVRDALVMDLEELPGISAVLAYDDRLPRPKHDAVPVRKGEDPWITWSGLAQECDVVWPIAPEAGGQHSRMVRLMREANARIIASASDTVTLLNSRLKTAKRLAEFGIPHVPTYPIDALPRGLDGDLVTRPDDGSGWASARAWPNRAALPRGAGLVVQPYVHGTFASLGVLAREDGVTLLAVHRLNISHLVGVFGFEGVTVGAIIDEDGSLAALARDVVAAFPGLSGLLGIDVILTPQGAVVTEVHPRVTPAYAGLHASLGVNPLAFVPELIREGKPPAVPHLPRTIPVEVKLR